The genomic window CTGGGACGACCAGTTCTATCCGGGAGAAGAAGGCGGCCAGATGGTCATGGCGCGGGCCGGTGAAAATGGCGGGCTGACACTCGATGAGGACTTCTACATCGATTTCCCGGCGGGCTATCGGGCTCACCAGATTCGTCTGGAAGGCGGCGACTGCTCTACTGACAGCTTCTGCTATCCCAACGTCTGAATGGGCGTTAGTACTGACACCGCGATGGCGCTGTGGGGAGCGGTGATCTTTTCAGGGATCTACCACGGTATTAACCCCGGCATGGGCTGGCCGCTTGCCGTTTCGGCCGGGCTTATGGAAGGCAACCGCCGCGCCATGCTTAAGGCCATTGGGGCATTGGCCGTTGGTCATTTGCTGGCCATGCTGGCGATCCTTCTGCCGTTTTCAATGCTAAGTGCCCTGGTGATCTGGGAAACCCAGATCCGCGTGATGGCAGGGGCGGTGGTGGTAATCATGGGGGTGTATCTGCTGATCAATCGCCGCCATCCAAGGTTTCTGGCCAGGGTGGCGCCTAGCCGCCTGGTGCTGTGGTCGTTCCTCGCGGCCATGGCACATGGTGCTGGCCTGATGCTGGTGCCCATCTACCTAGGTATGTGCAGCGTTGCTCCCAGTGATGGCGGCCACGTTGCGGCCGAAGCGCTTATGAACCAGAACCTTCAGTCAGCCTTCCTGGTGGCGCTGGCGCATACTGCTGCCATGACCCTTGCGGGTGGTATCATTGCCGCCGCCATTTATTTCTACTTCGGCCTCAAATTTTTGTCGCGCACCTGGTTCAATCTGGATGTGGTCTGGGCACTTAGCCTGGTGCTGGTTGGCGCTTTCGGAATTTATTCTGCGCTGAATGGACACTAGCTACGCTCAGCACGCGTTGAGCCCAGCAAGACGGCATCCATACCTCGGCTCGTCAGTATGCGTCTTAATACTGTGAAGATTCTGGTCGGCAAGGTGACAGCGTAGCGAGCCTTTGGGCGTGGGTGCTCGAGTGCGTGAATCAATCGGTCAACGACAGCATCAGGTTCAAGGGTGAAGGGCGTCTTGCCTCCGCCTGCCCCTGCCAATCGGGCTTCAACTTTCCGATAGGTGGAGGCGTGAGCACTATGAGCAGTATCAATGTTGGCCTGAAATGCGCGATAGGCATTATCACGAAAACGGCTGTTGATCGGGCCAGGCTGGATCAGGCTGACATGGATGCCACTGCCATAAAGTTCCAGGCGCAGGGTGTCGGTCAGCCCTTCAAGAGCAAATTTTGAGCATACATAAGCGCCCCGATAAGGCAGTGCAGCAAACCCCAGTACGGAACTGTTCTGCACAATTCGGCCGTGGCCCTGGGCGCGCATCATCGGCAGCACCCGAGCAGTCAGTTCATGGGTGCCCAGCAGGTTGACCTCGAGCTGTTGGCGTAGCACGTCTCGGCTCAGGTCTTCTACTGCTCCTGGCTGGCCGTAGGCGCCGTTATTGAAAAGTGCATCGAGCTTGCCTCCGGTTCGCTTCATCAGTTCTGCCACACCGGCTTCGATCGAGGCGCTGTCGGCAAGATCAATCTGAAAGGCTTCGAGGCCTTCTTGCGTTAATCGTTGCACGTCGGCGGGTTGTCTGGCGGTTGCCAGCACTCGCCAGCCACGTGATTGAATGGTGTGCGCAGCGGCGTGACCAATGCCGCTTGAGCAACCTGTGATCAAAAGAGTGGGTGGCGAACCTGTTTGCTTGTCAGCCATAGGAAACTCCCTGGAGGGTGGGTACCAAAGGCGTCAGTAGTCCAATGGGACGTAAAGTCAGCATTAAAAAAAGCACCCCGGTGTCCTGTTCCTGACGGGAAGAAGGGCCGGGGTGCCAGTCAGCAGTAGTGTCAAACGCCTGGATCAGGCGTCGATACGCTTGTACTTCATGCGTTTCGGGGTGTCGTTGCCGACGCGTTTCTTGTGATCTTCTTCATATTCGGTGTAGTTACCGTCAAAGAACACCACCTGAGAATCCCCTTCGAACGCCAGAATATGGGTGGCGATGCGGTCAAGGAACCAACGGTCGTGCGAGATCACCATGGCACAGCCAGGGAAGGCCAGCAGGGCTTCTTCCAGGGCGCGCAGGGTTTCAATATCCAGGTCGTTGGAAGGTTCGTCCAACAGCAGCACGTTGGCGCCCTGTTTCAGGGTCTGTGCCAGCTGCAGACGTCCACGTTCACCGCCGGAAAGTTCATCCAGGCGCTTTTGCTGATCATTACCCTTGAAGTTGAAACGCCCGACGTAAGCGCGCGACGCTACTTCATAGCCGTTGATATTGAGAATATCCTGGCCCCCTGATACAGCTTCCCAAACGGTCTGCTTGTCATCCAGAGCATCGCGAAGCTGTTCAACGTAAGCGATGTCGACGGTTTCACCGATCACCACTTCGCCGGCATCGGGCTGTTCCTGGCCGGTAATCAACTTGAACAGCGTCGATTTACCCGCACCGTTGCCGCCAACAATACCGACAATGGCGCCGGGCGGAATGGTAAATGACAGGTCTTCGTAGAGCAGCTTGTCATCAAAGCGCTTGGTGACATTGTGGAACTCGATGACCTTGTCACCCAGGCGTGGGCCAGGCGGAATATAGATCTCGTTGGTCTCGTTACGCTTCTGGAAATCTCCGGACTGCATTTCCTCAAAGCGGTTGAGGCGCGCCTTGCTTTTGGCCTGACGCCCTTTGGCGTTGGAGCGCACCCACTCAAGCTCCTGCTTGATGGCTTTCTGGCGCGAGGCTTCCTGCTTGGCTTCCTGATTAAGACGCTGATCTTTCTGTTCGAGCCACTGAGAGTAGTTGCCTTCAAACGGAATGCCCTGGCCGCGGTCAAGTTCAAGAATCCAGCCGGCCACGTTATCCAGGAAGTAACGGTCGTGGGTAATGGCGACGACAGTGCCGCTATAATCGTGCAGGAAGCGTTCCAGCCAGGCGACGGATTCGGCGTCAAGGTGGTTGGTTGGCTCGTCAATCAGCAGCATGTCCGGGTTTGAGAGCAGCAGACGGCACAGGGCTACCCGGCGGCGCTCACCGCCCGATAGATTACCGACCCTGGCTTCCCACGGCGGTAGACGTAGCGCCTCGGAGGCAACGTCCAGCTTGCGCTCCATGTTATGCGCATCAGCGGCCTCGATCATGTTTTCAAGGCGTGCCTGTTCGCTGGCCAGGGCATCAAAATCGGCGTCCGGCTCGGCATAGGCGGCATAAACGGCATCGAGCTGTTCCTGGGCTTCTTTCAGGGCGCCCAAGGCTTCCTCGACGGCATCGCGGACGTTCTTGTCGTCATCCAGCTCCGGCTCCTGGGGAAGATAGCCGACATTGATGCCTGACATCGGGCGGGCTTCGCCTTCAAACTCCTGGTCAACACCGGCCATGATGCGCAGCAGGGTTGATTTACCCGCGCCGTTCAGGCCGAGCACACCAATCTTGGCGCCAGGGAAGAAGGACAGTGAGATATCTTTAAGAATCTGTTTCTTGGGCGGCACGATTTTGCCGACCCGGTTCATGGTAAATACGTATTGCGCCATGGAAATCCGATAGGTTGGGAAATGAAAGTTACTGATTAAACGTTACTGAATAAAAGTCATCGGCTGCTTGATAATCAAAAAGGCTATAAAAGTAAAGCCGTGATACCAAGCAGATCTCATATGATGATAGTGCCGAGCGTGACTAAAGGCCAGAACCGTATCTCAGAACCGCGCGTTACGCCAGGCAGCAGTAGGGGAGGCGATGCTCAGTCGTCGTCGCTGTACCAATCGTCGTCAAGGGCCTTACGCAGGCGACGCTCTTCAAGCAGGGCCTCAACGCGACGCCGGGCTTTCAGCGTATCGCTTTTGCTCGAACGGCTGCGTCCGTAATGCTCGTCGTTGACTGCTTCCTGGGAATCCAGGTCATCGCTATCGAGAAAGTCCGAGGAATGATCAGACGGATAGTGGTGGGTATTACGATCAATGGGGTCACGGCGCATATCGAGGCTCTCCAACCCAAGCCGGTAAACCGGCAGCTTGAGACTTCACCATGGTGAAGGGCTGTGTCATATAGCGACAGCCACCCATAATGTGGCTGCGTTTATCGCTATATAACGCCGTCGAGGTTGGAGATCAAGCCCCTGAAGCATTTTTCCTGACAATGGTGGCTAAATGCACCCTGTCCGTCGTCACTGTGGCGTGTCTTCCTGCTGTTTACGCAGGGCATCCAGTGCCATCTGGGCTTCGACCCGTTCCGTGACGTCTTTCTGAACGCCGATGTAATACATCAGCTTGTCGTCTTCATCGTAAACAGGCGTGATGGACAGCTCATTCCAGAAGGTGCTGCCATCTTTACGGTAATTACGCAGCACTTCCCGGGAGGGCCGCCCTTCTTTCAGTGCTTCGCGAATTGCCTGAAGCGCCTCCTGGTCACGGTCGTCATTCTGTAGAAAACGGCAATCGCGATAGAGGATTTCGTCTGCGCTGTAGCCTGTCAGTCGCTCAAAGCCTTTGTTGACGTAGATCAGAATATTTTCATCGCCTTCCTGTTCGGCAACTACTATGCCGTCTTCGGAAGCGTCAACAATCCGCTCGAGTAATTCCGGGCTGATCAAGGGAGATCGTTTCATTAAGAGTTTCCTGTTGCAGCTCCAGTCCTTTCCGCCGACCATTTTATGAGTGAGCCATGGCCAGTCGGCACTTCTTTGGGTGCTTGTCGGTTTGTTTAACAGTGTATCAGAACCAGAATAGCAAATGTCGCCTTGTCTGGCTTGCTTACCCTGCTACCTATATTGTCGAGCTATACTGGGTAATGCAATCCATGCTTGAAGTCTTGACTTGTTGGCAGCCTGTGAAGCCACTATTCCACCTCCGGCAATTGCCGGGCACTAAGAACGGCGCCAAGGGCCGCCACAGCAAGCACAACCAGTAGGGCTGCGCTGCCCAGCCATTGCGCAAGCCCGCCCAGAACGCCGCCGACGATCAACATTAAGACGCCGGTCAGGGTGTTGGAAAGCGCCACATAAAGGGCGCGGTTATCTTGGCTGGCCATATCCACCAAATAGGTTTTACGCCCCAGACGCACCCCGTGATGAACAATGACCAATAACCCATAGATCAGCGCATAAGGCCAGATTTGCGTGGTCCAGTCGGCTGGTAACCAGGCCAGCAGGGCACCCAGCAGGCAGCAGATCAGGGTGCCAATGGCCGCATCACGCATGACCCGGCGACTGGAGGCGTCTGCCCGCTTGCCCCAAACAGGGTCGGCCAGCATGCCTGCCAAACCGGATACCACCACCAGCAGACCCAGGCCCCCCAGCTGAGCGCCGCTCTGCTGCTGGCCGAGTAGCGCGATATAGGGCAGGGCCAGAGCACTTGACAGCAGTAGGGCGCGGGCCAGGTTGAAGTGTAGAAAGGTACGGTCTTCTTTAAGCAGCGAAAGACCAAGCTTCAGGCTGTCCCAGGCGTTTTCGCCGCCGTCGATAGCCCCCGGTGTTTCCTGAATACGCGCCGCACAAAAAGCGTTAAGTGCCCAGCCAAGTGCCGCTATGCCAAGCAATATCGCCAATGCCAACTGGCCAGGGCGGTCTTCAAACAGCATCAGTACGCCACCGGCCAGCAGGGTGGCCGCACCGGCAACGCTGCCGCTCCAACCCATCAGGGTGCCACGGCGCTTTTTGGCAATGGTCTTACCCATTACATCCTTGGTGGCAATGGATGAAAGCCCACGGGCCAGAGATAAGGCCACCAGCGCGACCAGTACCAGCGTACCCCCTAGCGTGCCACTGCCCATAAGAGCCAGCAGGGCCAGCGCCAGGGCGCTCAGCGCCTGCAACAGCCCACCGGCCACCCAGACCCATTTGCGCTGGGGTTTGAGGCGGATAAAACCGGCAACAAACACCTGCGGCAAAAGGGCGCCCGACTCGCGAATGGGCACCAGCAGACCGACCATCCAGACCGGGGCACCAATTATTCCCATTAGCCAGGGCAGCACCAGCCGGGCACTGGAGAGCTCATCAGCCAGCTTGTTGCCCAGCGATGCCCACAGGTGGCGCATGAAGTTTTGGGGTTGATCCTTACAGGCGCTGTCAGGAATGTCATCGCACATCCGGGTGTTTTCATCGCCGGTCAGCCATTCATAGATCTGCGTCTGAGAAATGTCAGGTCCTGCCATTACGCCTCCACGGCTGTTATGTTAGGGCCATCACAAGCCCAGAGCTTAAAATCTTGCCTGCCAACTATATGTATATGGAATGAAAAAAATAATGAAGCCTACTTCTCAGCCTAGCAAGCTTTTTGCCCACTTAGGAGCGGCGTGATGTCTCGTCTTGTGTGCCGCTTACCCGCTACAGACAGCTTAACTGGCGCTTGTGTCAGTCCGCTGACTGAGAGCACCTCGAAGGGTTTTTGCGAGGGTGAAGCATGAATCAGGATAGACAGGCAATCCTCTATGGCCTGGGCGCGGTCATGCTGTGGTCGACGGTGGCGACGGCCTTCAAGGTGGCGCTTGAATGGATGACCCCGCTTGAGCTGATGTGGGTGGCGGCACTGGTGTCCTGGCTATTGATGGGCGCCCTGGTGGTATGGCGTGGCCAGGGGCGCCAGGCGTTGATGTCTGGCTGGCGCACGGCGGCCTGGGCCGGTTTGATGAATCCGGTGGCCTACTATCTGGTGCTGTTTGCCGCCTACGACCGCTTGCCTGGGCAAGAAGCCATGGCGCTCAACTACACCTGGGCGCTGGCGATGGCCCTGCTGGCCGTGCCGATTCTGGGCCAGCGGCTGACGCGCATGGATATCGTCGCCGGGCTGGTGGCCTATGCGGGCGTTTGGGTGATTGCCACCCGCGGGCAGGTGTTGAACGTGCAGTTTGCCGATTCCCTTGGGGTGCTGCTGGCCCTGGCCTCAACCCTGCTGTGGGCACTTTACTGGCTACTCAACGCGCGGGATGCCCGCGAGCCGCTGGTGGGCCAATGGCAGAACTTCAGCGTCGGCCTGCCGGTGCTGACAGCGCTATTGCTGTTCGGGCCGGGGTTTAACTGGCATGGCTGGCCCGCCTTGGGGGCGGGCGTTTACGTAGGGCTGTTTGAAATGGGAATTGCTTTTATTCTTTGGCAGCTTGCGGTGCATAAGGTCTCGCGCACCGCCAAGGTCTCCAATCTGATCTTTCTTTCGCCGCCTATTTCACTGCTGTTGCTGTTCTGGGTGGTCGGTGAACCGATTCTGCCGTCTACCCTGGTCGGGCTTGTACTGATACTGGGCGGGCTGGGGCTGCAGCAACGCCAGAAAACCGCTGCCTGATACGCAGCCTCAGTCGTTGGCCTGCTGGGCGAGCTGCTGCTCTACGCTGGGAGCCAGCAATGGCCAGACGTTTTCCAGAATAATGGGCTGTGCTTCTGCTGTAGGATGAATGTCATCGTCCTGCATCAGCTCATCATTTAGGGCAACTCCCTCAAGCAGGAAGGGAAGGAAAGCAACATCGTAATTGTCGGCCAGTTGGGTGAAAACGTCTTTGAACGCCTCGCGGTAGGCAGAACCGTAGTTCGGCGGTATATCAATACCCAAGAGGATTACCTCGGCATCAGCGGCCTGGCTCTGTTCGATCATCTGGGCCAGGTTGTCATGCATCTGCTGTGGCGAAAGGCCGCGCAAACCATCGTTGCCGCCAAGCTCAAGAAGAACCATGTTAGGCTCGTGCTGTCGCAGCAGGTCAGGAAAGCGTTGAGCCCCGCCACTGGTGGTTTCGCCGCTGACGCTGGCGTTGATCACATCGACATCATCGCCCAGGCGTTCAGCCAACAGGGCGACCCAACCCTGTTCCTGCTCCATATTGTAGGCAGCGCTGAGGCTATCACCCATCACCATCAGGCGCAGACGCTCATCTGCCTGGGCCGTGGCCGGTATCAAGAGGACAAACATCATTAGCAGTACCACAAGCGGCCATGTCACACTTGTGGATCTAGGGTTTTCCCAACCCACATTTATTGAAAAAGTCTTTATTAAAAAAGCACTTATTGAAAAGGTACTCCGCTTCATGTCCGATTCCTCTGATTCATCATCCAGGGTTACGCCTGAAACGTTGACCGCTTCTGGCCAACAAGGTGCAGAAAATACGGTGCTCCAGGCAACATCGTTATGCAAGACTGTCACCAGTGGTGAACGTACCTTATCCATACTACAGAACCTATCGCTAAACGTCGTGGCAGGTGAAAGTGTTGCCATACTGGGCAAAAGCGGGGCGGGTAAATCTACTCTATTGGGGTTGTTGGCAGGTCTGGATATCCCTAGTGAAGGCGAGCTGATCATGTTTGGTCATGCTCTTGGCCGCCTTGATGAAGATGGCCGGGCAGGGTTGCGCGCTGGAAGGGTCGGGTTCGTTTTTCAGAATTTTCAGCTGTTGCCGACCCTTAGCGCGGTTGAAAACGTGCTGTTGCCGCTTGAACTTTCGCCGCGCTCCGGGGAGCTGAAGACAGCCCAACACTGGTTGGAGCGGGTTGGACTTGGCGAGCGTACCAGCCACCTTCCCAAGCAGCTTTCCGGCGGCGAACAGCAGCGGGTCGCAATTGCCCGTGCCTTTGTGACCGACCCGGAACTGGTCTTTGCCGATGAACCCACCGGCAACCTTGACCCGGAAACGGGCGCTCAGGTGATAGATCTGTTGTTTACCCTGAATCAGGAAGCCGGTACAACCCTGATTCTGGTAACTCATGACCATGCCCTGGCGCGCCGCTGCAGCCGCTGCCTGCGCCTTGAAAACGGCTATCTCAGCGAATTTCAGCCCGAGGCTGAAGCGTCCAGTGAGGAAAGTGCATGAATGCCAACAACGTTCGCCTTGCAGGGCGCAGCCTGAAGCGTGATTTACGCGCAGCGGACGTGCGTGCCCTGTTTGCCGCCCTGGTACTGGCCGTTGCGGCATCGACCATGATTGCTTTTTTTATCGACCGGATCGAGCGTGGCCTGGAGCGTCAGGCCAGCCAGCTGCTCGGCGGTGATCTGGTGATTGAGCAGCGTGACCCCTTTGCCCCTGAAATACGTGAAGCGCTACAGGGCGCCGGGTTCACCCTGAGCGATCAGGTTGATCTGGTATCGATGATTCGCAAGGGCGAACGCTTCCAGCCGGCCAGCCTCAAGGCGGTGGATGATGTCTACCCGCATTACGGGGTGTCTCAGGTTGAGCGTGGAGACGGCGTGGAATCCCTGGCCTCCGGCCCGTCTGCCGGAGAGGCCTGGGCAGACCCGCGCCTGGCCAATCTGATTGATCTGGCGTTGGGGGATGAGGTCAAGGTGGGCGATACCACTCTGACTGTCACAGGCTTTATCGAACGGGAAGCCGATCAATCGGCCGGTTTTGGTAGTTTCAACCCGCGCCTGATGGTGCATGTTGATGACCTTGAAGCAACTGGGCTGATTCAGGAAGGCTCGCGGGTGGAATTTGAGATTCTCGCCGCAGGGCCGCCGGAAGCGCTCGACGCCGTGCAGCCGTTATTGAATGAGCTACGCCGTGAAGGCGTTGAAGTACGTGATATTCGTGCCGATCGGCCCCAGCTGGGCAATGCCCTTGAGCGAGCGGAAAGCTATCTGGGCATTGCCGGGCTGGCGGCAGTGTTGCTGGCCGGGGTTGCCGTGGCGATGTCGACCCGCCGCTATGTCGAGCGCCACTTGGATACCGCTGCCTTGCTACGCTGCTTTGGCGCCAGCCAGCAGCAGCTGGGTATCATTTTCGGGTTGCAGCTGATCGGCCTGGCTCTGGTGGCCTCATTGTTAGGGGCACTGCTGGGTCTGGTGGGGCAGGCGATTCTGCTGGCGTTGCTGGCTAATTTCCTGCCCATGACGCTGCCGCCGCCGGGTATCATGCCGCTGCTGCTGGGTGTCTTTACTGCCATTGCCGTGCTGGTGGGGTTTGCCGGCCCTACTCTTTTACGCATCCAGCGGGTCAGCGCGCTCAAGGTGCTGCGCCGGGAACTTGACCCGCTGCCCCCGTCGGCCTGGCTGGTGGTGGTGTTTGCGGCCCTGGTGTTTGGGGGCCTGCTATGGCTTTATTCCGGCAGTGCGGTGCTTTCTTTGGCGTTGCTGGCCGGTGGTGGGGTGATGCTGGCGCTGTTGTGGGCGCTGAGCGCCTTGTTGCTGAATGCTGTGCTCCGTCTGGTGCAAACCCTGAAGGGGCATGGTGAATGGCAGCAAGCGTTACGCCTGGGGGGGCGCCAACTGGCCAGGCGGCGTCAGGCCGGGCTTGGCCAACTGCTGGCATTTTCGGTGACCTTCTTTGCCATGGCCATGATGGTGCTGGTGCGCGGTGACCTGCTGACCACCTGGCAAGCTCAGCTGCCTGAAAATACCCCCAACTATTTTGCAATCAATATTCAGCCCCCCGAGCGTGACCCTTTTGAAGAGGCCATTGCCCCGCATGTGGCGGCGCAAAGCACCCTCTACCCCATGGTGCGCGGGCGGATTACCCAGATTAACGATATGCCACCCCAGCAAGCGGTCGACCCTGAGGCGCGCGGCGATAATGCTCTGCGCCGCGAGCTGAACCTGACCTGGCAGGCAGAGCTTCCTGAAGGTAACGAAGTGGTGGCCGGGGAATGGTTCGACGTCGATCCCAGCGAAGAGGTGCCATCCATCGGCTGGATGGCCGAGCTGGATGCCGTTGAGCAACTCCCGCCGGTGCCTGTTTCCATGGAAGACGGCCTGGCCAATCGCTTGGGGTTAGGGTTAGGGGATGCCCTGACATTCAGTGTTGGTGGTCGTGATATCAAGACCCAATTGACCAGTTTGCGTAGCCTCAACTGGGACAGCTTCAAGCCGAACTTCTATGTGATTTTCCCCCCAGGCGTGCTGGAGACCTTTGGCCATAGCTTTATTACCGCCTTTTATCTGCCCGAAGATGAGCAGAACCTGACCCGTGAGCTGGTTGAGCGCTTTCCGGGCGTCACCTTGTTAAACGTTGACGCCATTCTTGGCCAGGTGCGCGATGTGCTGACCCAGGTCACCCGGGCGATTGAGCTGATTCTGGTGCTGGTATTGCTGGCCGGAGTGAGCGTGCTGTATGCCGCCCTGACGGCCAGCCGCCCGGTACGTGCCCATGAAAGTGGCCTGCTGCGGGTGTTCGGGGCTGGCAACCGGATGATTTCACGTATTCAGGGCGCCGAGTATGCGCTGTTGGGCGTTGCCAGCGGTTTGATGGGCGCGGCCCTGGCCGAGCTTGCGACCGCGGTGCTTTATATCTACTGGCTGGATCTGCCGCCGCGCCTGCATGGCATGCTGTGGCTAGTGCTGCCCCTGGGTGGCGCCCTGCTGATCGGTGTGATTGGCCACTGGCTGTCGCGTGGGCTGCGTCGCCAGGCGCCTGCGGCCAGCCTTGGGTTATTGGGAGAGGCGTAACCATGACGGGTCTGGATGAAAAAGCGCGGCGCTATGCGTTGCTGAAAGCCCAGCTGGATATGGCGCAGCGTGAAGACAAGGCGGTGATGCTGGTGGTGGCGGGTCACGCCGCTACCCATAAAAGCGTGCTGGTCAACCAGCTCAACCACTGGTTGGAAAACCGCCAGACCGAGGTTCATGCCCTGGCCCCCAGCGAGGAAGACCGCCTGCGGCCCTACTGGTGGCGCTACTGGCGCAGGGTGCCTGCCCGTGGCCGAGTAGGCGTTTTCGTGCATGGTTGGTATGGCGATGTTCTGTTTTCCCGTGTGGAACAGCGCATTCAGGCGGGGGCCTTTGCCGATCGGCTGGATGAGATCAATCGCTTTGAAGCCACTCTGGCGCATGACAACGTAGTAGTGGTGAAAGTCTGGCTGGATATCGGCGAGGCGCAACAGGCAGAGCGCTTACACCATCTTCAATCTGACCCGACGCATGCCTGGCAGGTCAGCGAAAGGCACTGGCAGCGTCATGCCCAGTACGCGGCCATCCAGCAGTGTGCTGAGCAGATGCGTGCAGCTACTCACACCGCGCATGCGCCCTGGCACTGCATTGCCAGCGAGACACCGTCACAGCAGTTGAAGGAAATCACGGCCTTGTTGCAGGATGCCCTGTCTCAACCCGTGCCATTGCCTGCTACGTCTGAAGGGAGACTATTGCAGGGGGCAAGCAGGCGGCTCAAAGGCGATAAGGCCCGCTTGGCGCCACAGCGTTTAGCCATTGATGACGAACTCGCTTCTGAGGGGAGTGCCAAGAATTCAAAAATCCCTAAAAAGCGCTATCGCCAAGCCCTTGATGAGCTGCAGGCCCGGTTAGCCAACAACCACAGGCGCTGTCTGCAGCGCGGCATACCTGTGGTGCTGGCGTTTGAAGGCCATGATGCTGCCGGGAAGGGCGGCAGTATCCATCGGGTAACGACCGCCCTGGATGCCCGCTACTACCGGGTTTACAGCGTATCGGCGCCAAGCGATGAAGAGCGCTTGCAGCCTTGGCTGTGGCGCTTCTGGCGGCGTTTGCCCCAGGATGGCCGCGTGGCGATTTTTGACCGCACCTGGTACGGGCGCGTGCTGGTTGAGCGAGTGGAAGGCTTTGCCAGGAAAAGTGCCTGGCAGCGCGGCTTCACGGAAATCTGCCATTTTGAAGACCAACTGCTAGCCCATGGTGCCGTGGTGGGCAAGTTTTTTCTGGCTATCAGCAAGGACGAACAGTTGCAACGCTTCAAGGCCCGCGCCAATACGCCGCACAAGCAGCACAAACTCACCGATGAAGACTGGAGGAACCGCCAACGTTGGGACGATTATCAGCAGGCGCTTGAGGATATGCTGGCCCATACCCACACCCAGGGCGCCCCTTGGCAGCTGGTCAACACTGACGATAAGCGCCGGGCACGCTTGACCGTATTGAGCCAGCTTAATGACCTGTTGGAAGCCCGCCTGGAAAGCCCATGAGCAGGATTCATGGTCGACTTGATCAACAAGCAATGAAACCCTTGCTCGCCTGCGTTATGATAGCGGCCCTAACTGTTTTTCCAGTCTGACCTTTCGCTATGAGGTTTACCGCCGATGTTCAGCCGCGACATGAAAATT from Halomonas sp. CH40 includes these protein-coding regions:
- a CDS encoding SDR family NAD(P)-dependent oxidoreductase — its product is MADKQTGSPPTLLITGCSSGIGHAAAHTIQSRGWRVLATARQPADVQRLTQEGLEAFQIDLADSASIEAGVAELMKRTGGKLDALFNNGAYGQPGAVEDLSRDVLRQQLEVNLLGTHELTARVLPMMRAQGHGRIVQNSSVLGFAALPYRGAYVCSKFALEGLTDTLRLELYGSGIHVSLIQPGPINSRFRDNAYRAFQANIDTAHSAHASTYRKVEARLAGAGGGKTPFTLEPDAVVDRLIHALEHPRPKARYAVTLPTRIFTVLRRILTSRGMDAVLLGSTRAERS
- the ettA gene encoding energy-dependent translational throttle protein EttA encodes the protein MAQYVFTMNRVGKIVPPKKQILKDISLSFFPGAKIGVLGLNGAGKSTLLRIMAGVDQEFEGEARPMSGINVGYLPQEPELDDDKNVRDAVEEALGALKEAQEQLDAVYAAYAEPDADFDALASEQARLENMIEAADAHNMERKLDVASEALRLPPWEARVGNLSGGERRRVALCRLLLSNPDMLLIDEPTNHLDAESVAWLERFLHDYSGTVVAITHDRYFLDNVAGWILELDRGQGIPFEGNYSQWLEQKDQRLNQEAKQEASRQKAIKQELEWVRSNAKGRQAKSKARLNRFEEMQSGDFQKRNETNEIYIPPGPRLGDKVIEFHNVTKRFDDKLLYEDLSFTIPPGAIVGIVGGNGAGKSTLFKLITGQEQPDAGEVVIGETVDIAYVEQLRDALDDKQTVWEAVSGGQDILNINGYEVASRAYVGRFNFKGNDQQKRLDELSGGERGRLQLAQTLKQGANVLLLDEPSNDLDIETLRALEEALLAFPGCAMVISHDRWFLDRIATHILAFEGDSQVVFFDGNYTEYEEDHKKRVGNDTPKRMKYKRIDA
- a CDS encoding PAS domain S-box protein; this encodes MKRSPLISPELLERIVDASEDGIVVAEQEGDENILIYVNKGFERLTGYSADEILYRDCRFLQNDDRDQEALQAIREALKEGRPSREVLRNYRKDGSTFWNELSITPVYDEDDKLMYYIGVQKDVTERVEAQMALDALRKQQEDTPQ
- a CDS encoding MFS transporter, producing the protein MAGPDISQTQIYEWLTGDENTRMCDDIPDSACKDQPQNFMRHLWASLGNKLADELSSARLVLPWLMGIIGAPVWMVGLLVPIRESGALLPQVFVAGFIRLKPQRKWVWVAGGLLQALSALALALLALMGSGTLGGTLVLVALVALSLARGLSSIATKDVMGKTIAKKRRGTLMGWSGSVAGAATLLAGGVLMLFEDRPGQLALAILLGIAALGWALNAFCAARIQETPGAIDGGENAWDSLKLGLSLLKEDRTFLHFNLARALLLSSALALPYIALLGQQQSGAQLGGLGLLVVVSGLAGMLADPVWGKRADASSRRVMRDAAIGTLICCLLGALLAWLPADWTTQIWPYALIYGLLVIVHHGVRLGRKTYLVDMASQDNRALYVALSNTLTGVLMLIVGGVLGGLAQWLGSAALLVVLAVAALGAVLSARQLPEVE
- a CDS encoding DMT family transporter, which translates into the protein MNQDRQAILYGLGAVMLWSTVATAFKVALEWMTPLELMWVAALVSWLLMGALVVWRGQGRQALMSGWRTAAWAGLMNPVAYYLVLFAAYDRLPGQEAMALNYTWALAMALLAVPILGQRLTRMDIVAGLVAYAGVWVIATRGQVLNVQFADSLGVLLALASTLLWALYWLLNARDAREPLVGQWQNFSVGLPVLTALLLFGPGFNWHGWPALGAGVYVGLFEMGIAFILWQLAVHKVSRTAKVSNLIFLSPPISLLLLFWVVGEPILPSTLVGLVLILGGLGLQQRQKTAA
- a CDS encoding arylesterase, translating into MMFVLLIPATAQADERLRLMVMGDSLSAAYNMEQEQGWVALLAERLGDDVDVINASVSGETTSGGAQRFPDLLRQHEPNMVLLELGGNDGLRGLSPQQMHDNLAQMIEQSQAADAEVILLGIDIPPNYGSAYREAFKDVFTQLADNYDVAFLPFLLEGVALNDELMQDDDIHPTAEAQPIILENVWPLLAPSVEQQLAQQAND
- a CDS encoding ABC transporter ATP-binding protein, which gives rise to MSDSSDSSSRVTPETLTASGQQGAENTVLQATSLCKTVTSGERTLSILQNLSLNVVAGESVAILGKSGAGKSTLLGLLAGLDIPSEGELIMFGHALGRLDEDGRAGLRAGRVGFVFQNFQLLPTLSAVENVLLPLELSPRSGELKTAQHWLERVGLGERTSHLPKQLSGGEQQRVAIARAFVTDPELVFADEPTGNLDPETGAQVIDLLFTLNQEAGTTLILVTHDHALARRCSRCLRLENGYLSEFQPEAEASSEESA